Genomic DNA from Canis lupus dingo isolate Sandy chromosome 32, ASM325472v2, whole genome shotgun sequence:
atgtaccaGAATAACTATATCACAATCTTATAACCAACTACCTCCCTGCATTTTTATTATCTATATAATTCTATATCTATATTTGTGTTGGTACCAAGTAATGAATAAGTGCTTTTGTTACTTGTCAGTTTGAGTTTCTCAAACTTCATCCAATGACATATCTTGGCACctaaaagttttcaaatttaagaaacactggCATAGATGACTGAATTAACCAATTGCTGCCATCAGTTCTGTCATGATATTAAGCCCCGGGTAAACTTCTGAACATAAAACAGCAGAAAAATCACCTACACATGGGTCATCATCACACTCTCCATGTTCACATCTTTGTACTTTTATAAGAgctatcttaaaaataatttaaaaggggAGAGCACAGACAGCCTGCCTGGACTCTCCTGGCCTTCTGGGCTTCACTGGCACCATAGCCCCCTCTTTCCTAATGGCTACACATATCAGCCCAAAGCCTGAGGTAATTCTCTTAAATGGTTCCATTCCCTTTACCCACCTTTCCTTTTATCAGCTCCAGGTGGATATggattagagagaaagagagagagagcaaaagcagggggagggggtaagggacagagggagaaggggaagcaaactctttgctgggcagggagcctgtgtggggctccatcccaggaccctgagatcatgacttgagccgaaagcagacacttaactgaccgagccacccaggtgctttctTGTATAAAATCCAAGATTTGATCATTGTTTTGAGACTTTAAAGGGTAATATATTAAATAGTGTAGGGTATGTAGTTAGGAGCATGAATTCTGGATCCAGATTGCCTGTATTCAGATTCtttgctctgccacttactagttgtgtgacatTGAACCTGATATTTGACTTCTTTATGCTAAagttcacaatttttaaaataggcattAAAATAGCCTTTAACTTATGTATACTGGTTGACAAATTCACAAGCATATTATTAAAtaacttaaattaataaatattaaccatatttaattatttgtacatatttaatatatacaaataatttgaaaaaaaaaaaacttttaatgtgATGTTCCGGTGCAATGTCATATTAATATTACAACcatgttttcatgataaaaataatgatatgatGCTACCCAGGATGTTCTGCTCTAATATCcccatgacattttctttttccaagccTAATAacttttactttaattttattagacataaaatcttaaaaatctgtgaaaggtgaaaagaaatcattctttttacataaatatatatatttaaatattttatttatttattcatagagacacacacagagagagagagagagagagagaggcagagacacaggcagagggagaagcaggctccatggagggagcctgacgtgggattcgatcccaggactccagaaccacaccctgggccgaaggcaggtgcttaaccactaagccacccagggatcccctacataaatatattaacaaCATTGTATAATCTCAGGATCATTAAAAGTTTTCTTGCACATGCCATTGTAGCATTTTCCtctttactggaaaaaaaaaaaaaaaagaaagcaagctaatAAATGATGAagaacttaagttttttttttttaaagaaaagattttttttttttatttattcatgagagacagagaaagagagagagagattgagagagagaggcaaagacacaagcagatggagaagcaggctccctgcagggagcctgatgtcggactccatcccaggtctccaggatcacaccctgggtggaaggcaggagctaaaccactgagccacccagggatcccaaagaattTAAGTTTTATATGACTTTGCTGATCACAAATAGTCAAAGACTAAACTGCTGAATGTAGGTTTAAAATggaattacatttattattaccAAAGAATATCTGAAACCAAATAGCAGCCAGCTTTTTATATTCATAGAAAATCTTATACAACCTAATATTTGTTATAACTTTTTCATTATACAGTATGAATTttcattgtttgtattttttaaaataggaagtttaaaagcaaataaatcattaataatCCTGTcattaaatacatattcattaataattaatatttgaggtatctgtagttttttttttttttttatctgtagttttttgcagttttaaaattttaaacataaatgcatGAAATTTTGAAGAATATCATTTGTGAAAATAgctagaatattattttaaaagcttcttatataatatttatatgaattttgaatAATAGCCATATTGGAAAATTTACAGATATTTGTCTAAAACTACTTTATGAGCCCACGGAAACAGAAATTTCTTAGAAGAGAATTTGAATTCCAATTTAAAGAACATATTATGTGATTTAAAACTTCACAAATGTGATTGATGTTAACGGGATTATTTAACAACATATCCCTATTGTGAAGAAGTTAGgtatttaatgaaaaacaaagtaagtACGAAAGGATTCAGGTTTGAATTCCAATTTAAAGAACATACTGTGTGATTTAAAACATCACAAATATGTGTGGTGGTAACAGGATTATTTAACAACATATCTCTATTGTGAAGAAGATagatacttaattttaaaaagtacgtATGAAAAGATTTAGGTCCACTTTGATAGCCatttggaaaatagaagagacttaggaaacttttcttttttcataatacacaggcaataaaaaaaaaacttttaaaaaatttctgttattttggggcccctggatagctcagtccactcagtggccaactcttgattttggcccaggtcatgatctcagggtcatgagaaacCCCACAACGGACACTGaactgggcatggaatctgcttaagattctttttctcctgatgcgcctgggtggcccagttggttgagcaacacagtcttggttttggctggggtcatgatctcagggtggcgggattaagccccacatctggctctgccctcagtggggagtctgcttgagattctctcctccttttgCCTGCTCCCCGACAAAAATGTTGCTGATGTTTCAACTCTGGAGGAAGATATTTTGTTTATGTAAATCTTGTGGttgagaatttaaatttataaataggaaatataaaaaatatattttctaattaaattgaTGCCATCCAAACTATTTTCTTTAGCtacaagttttatatatatatatatatatatatatatatatatatatatatatatattaaagaagaaGCCTACTGAAGGTTTACACAGtatttcctttcatcttctgtttttctctaggaggcagatttttttttttctgaaagtacCAAAGAAACTAAGATAACAATAAGGGTTCAAAGTTAAGCATTTGGGCTCAGACTATGTAAAATAGTCAACAAGCCTAATGCAACAATatgaaaagtgaaatatttatcaGAAAGATAAAGCAACCTATTGACTTTTTTCACCTTAttagaggtttttaatttttttgaaggtttCTTATGAGCAAACAATGTTTAGGTTTTTCCTtaagtaatttataaaaaattaggatgaaaattaattataaattacaatACCAGTTATTAGACTTAAGTTAGTGTATGTCCTTATTTTAAGTGAAGCACAATATTTGAGCTTATTATTAAAACTCTCtttaaaagagatgaaagagggcagcccgggtagctcagcggtttagcacctccttcagctcaggacatgatcctggagacccaggattaagtctcatgtcaggctccctgcagggagcctgcttctccctctgcctgtgtctgcctctctttctctctctctctctctctctgtgtctctcatgaataaataaatataatctttaaagtaaataaataaaagagatgaaagaaaattaccTGTCAGTGTTTGCTGTTAGtttggtttaaaaattaaaaaaaaattaaaaaaagaagaaaaagaagaaagaaaaaggaaagaaatactcaGGGTTTGAAAGATAAATTGAAGAGCAAAACCTTCACTTTCTTGAAAAAGATAGGATAGATAGGTTACTGTGTCCATACGTGTGTGTGCATAAACTAACACAatctaaaaatgatttaaatcaaAGATCCTAGTAATAAGAGATATATGTAATCtaatatgaatataatttctATATCCATTATAATGCCATTTGTGGCTTACACTCCAATCatgacttaaaacaaaataaaaaatcatttttacatatGAGGATAAGTGAGCTTTTTTCATCGAATGTTACATTCAGTCTTGTAAATGGATCATTTAGCTTTGGGGAAGGTTCAGATGATTTATCTTATATAATGTGATTAGCTCAGTGTATTTCAACTGGCTCTAAGGAACACTTTCTTTGGCTAattattccttttgattttttttaaccttcagtTCTTGGTCCAATATTATGAAATCATGACATCTGTTTTTACTTGGTTTGCTATGGAAAGACTCTATAAATTCCTTATCTTAAACATCACACTTAagatatttgcttttattatttatgtgctttgtattgttttttaatgatataatagcagatatttatattttaagattataaGCCATGCAGACAAGATTGAGCACATTCAGTTATTCTGTTACTCCTTAACAAAATTTGAGAATAGGGAGAAGTCACAAAGCCACTTTGTAAATAAACCAATGTACtagaatttaagaataaataaaattacaaagcaatacagaaatataaagagaacTTTCTTCACTGCAATGTCACCATACTCATTTTGCAGAAGTTCATGTATCTTCCCATAAATTTTATGTGCATATTAAAGCAAGgatgtataaaagaaaaatgtaaatgggACAAATTACAACACATCTATAGGTTGAAGGGAATACTTAATTATATGAAACTACATTATTAGCTAATCTTACTCATTCTAGAATAGGGAATAGGGGCATGCAGTATATcaggaaattaataaatattcgTTAAATAAAGTAAATGTCTAAACACGGAGCATCTGCCAGAGATGCTGCTCAGCATAAACTTATAgagaagtttctttctctttcagaaacACAGTCTTTGAAAACTTGAATGTTTCCAGATGTTTCTGAGTCTTGGGCTCaaatttcctccttccttcttttgtttttttctccttcttttccttccttttttccatccatcaacaaatacttattgagggTATACTGTGTGCTAGTTTGGGCTGAAGGGCACATTATTATTAAGCAATAGACTCTAATACACACTTATGGGATAGACAACAGAGCCAACTGccattttagttatatttttctgtatcacAGAGATAAAATAGTTAGAaaccttctccttttttctctcttcctctttctcctctttcttacCACATCGAAATATAGGATATTTTATCTCCACTAACAAAGGAATAATGCTATATTACTGTAattcttatacttttattttgctttggttGTTGGTGGATGGGAGAATGAACATCAGgaatagagagaaggaaaaaatagtaacaagttactttttaaaagattttatttacttatttgacagagagacaggagagagcataggcaggaggagtggcagacagcgggagagggagaagcagactccccctgagcagggaatctgatgtggggcttgatcactgggccctgggatcatgacctgagcagacggcagatgcttaaccgactgagccactcaggcaccactgtaacaggtttttgtttgtttgtttttaattgagatttaatatatatacaagaCACACAAATCTTAAGCGTTCAGTTCATTAATTTTGACAATTGTATCTATCAGTGAAACCATCACCCCAGTCAAACTATAGAACCAAactatctttaaaatacataaaatagtgtAAAATACAAGAGCCTCTACAGTGGTTAAAACTGTCTTCTTGAAAGTCTTCATACTTTGAGCTCAgctataaagatttttttttcaatttgtaatAAACTACATAGGCAAATTTTCTTAACATCAGAATAAGGTTTTAAATCTCCAGAATTTAAGACGTTTATAACCCAGTTGTCTGATAgatcttttttaagttttcataataaattcTATAATATAAGTATATAGCTAATGTCCTAAGGGCTGTGTCCTAAGACCTCTTAAGAATCAAGATAATTTCTTGACATTTAAATGCTTGTAAATCTATTGCATACCCATAAACACAAAATGCTATGCATTTGTCTCCTAGAAAGATTCAGGTCTCATTTGATTAGACCCTGTTTATTTAACACATTTTGAAGACTCATTAAAGAGGGCTTAGGAAAGTAAAGTAACCTTAGTAGGTCTTGAAATTATggcatttataaaaagaaatggcagATTTTGAATTAATGAGACACAATATAATTCATAGCCtagctttttattctattttacacCGATAGGATTGCTTAAGGGAATAGACTTAATTGAAATGGTGTATAAGTTATTTTTgatagaaatttttctttttttccttttcccactaGAAATgagctcttagaagaaaacttcagataaaaataaactaaggctcttttattattttattctgtttcagtAAACTACAGACAGTCTTATACAGTTAAAGCTTTCTGAGTGGTATAGAAGCACAACATTCAATATCTGTTattcttttgcttaaaataatgcaaacatagtttatttatttctcactccAGGAAACAAAAGTTCCATGCATCATACTGTCTTATACTTTCAGCTTATTTGGCTTAAGGAAGAATATAAGTACACTCAGTTTAAGATACTTGGGTTTATTATATTATCTTAATCCCTATATCAAGGCTATAGCACTGCTTTTAAGCCTTAggataatttataaaaaattacactccatatttaaaatgttgtttgctttttaaaattgcagaTTTTCACTCCTTTGTCAAAAAAGACCACACTATTAACTCTTCTAGAATTTCCCTCTTAAGTCTGCTAAATGTGTTCTACAAGAAAAGGAGATATGAGTGAATTACTTGAGAAGCAGTGAAATCAAGTGTTTCCTTACCATGCCTTATTCAGATCTTTGCTGGTCTATTATATACCTTTGATACATGAGGATCTTGGCAggttttcctcaaatatttcacTACTGAATTCCCTTTTTCTTGGAATTGTTATTAACATTTGGAGAAACTCTATTGCATTAAATACCATTCAGAAATCTGTGAGTAACAATGTaccaacagaaaaattaaaatcagctgTTTTTACCCATTCCTAATGGTTGGTCTCCAAGGATATATAACACATCCCTTCACAAACATACAGATTGggaatatacaattttatttcttaattaaatgtttttaaagcatgACACTTGTTTATTATTTACACATGAACAGTATCAACACATTCTGTTAATCTTTGTGTTTGATTGTAGTTTGATGAAGAGTTAATATTGAGTtaatattgacttttaaaaaagtcaaaatctGAAACggaaaaaaaatgatcagttgagggagatatttgcaaaacatgttACAGGCAAGAAAAAATTCACTACTGCATATATAGCTTTTAAAATCAATAAGTAAAGTTGaacaaaactgttaaaaaaaatgaacaaaggatatGGAGCAGTAGttgataaaaaaggaaatacaaatcacagaTATTCAgttaaagagattaaaataagttaaaattttaaactattatgTTGACAAAAGGTAAATTTCAACACAAtatcatgaaaacattttttaaaaaagattttttaaaaaacattttttttaaatttatttgagagagcatgagaaagagcaaagagcacaagcaggatgagGGGCGTtgcagtgagggagagggagaagcagactgccccctgaacagggagctggatgtggggctcgatcctaggacccaaaaatcatgacctgagcctaacgTAGACACTTAATTGACTTAACCACTAAGGGGCCCGGTGAAAGTATTTTTGATGCAAAAACTTTAGAGGGTAATTTTGCAATATctgtcaacattttattttatttttaaagattttatttttttctgttttctttacacccaatgtggggctccaatcTACAACTcctggaagggggaggagaggcaggaagcagactccctgctgagcaagaagcctgaagtggagctctatcccaggaccccgtggatcatgacttgagcccaaggcagatgcttaactgactgagtcacccaggcgcccctgaatagGAAATGTTATTGGCTGAAGATGTATTCCTAGAACAATTTGTCTAACATATTCAATacagcattgttcataataaCAATCATGCAAATAATCAAGACATCTAAGCAAACCAACAAAACCCTTATAAATGTACAGCAAGAGAtgactagaaaaataaattatagtgcATCTACACAAAAGACTAAATGCATAGAGGATAAGGATCTATTCAAGTTgctatgaaagaaaatttaaagtcaTATCTTTGGTGTATTAAAGGAAGAACTCACTCTTTTGCTCTCTCCGTATTTGGATGTATGAGTATTTAAagacacatatatgcatatatatgaatttaCATATACATGCACAAGCATATATTTAAGCAAACATATATACATCTCtatgtgtatataaacacattatatacatatacacctgcatacatacatatatatacatacatcaggTTCTCTAGTTGTCAACTGGAGATggtataaatatttgcttaaaatggATTTAATCCATTTAAGCTCACCAGTATCACATAGGATTTGTATGTAGATCATTGTTTTATGTAGTTCAATCTGTACCATATACCAACTATAGTTTCAAAGTGTTTAACttataggacacctgggtggctcagcagttgaacgtctgcctttggctcagggtgtgatcctggggtcccaggatcgagtcccacatcgggcttcctgaatggagcctgcttgtccctctgcctatgtctctatctctctctctgtgtctctcatgaataaataaataaaatcttttaaaaaatgttttacttgtaAAATTCCTAACATCTGGACAGAACTTACTTTGCAGTAAAGTaggttttaaaaagtgagaaatagactttaaatataaacatttcaacTAACATGGTTCCAATATAGTAGCCTCCCATAGGGATGTAAACAAGCAGCATTTGCTGAAATGTGAAGCATGATCTTAATCAAgtcattctgtttatttttttttgaaatccatATTCTTGGGTTAATTTCCACCTTTCCAAGTTAAAAATATTACAGATGTAAAGAGATGGTCTATTTTGAATTACAGAGATAGAGCTAGGTTAATTTTGGGAAAAATAGTATCTAGACATCAATCTTAGTATTTGTGTTTGAagatattatattcatttcttagaagataattaaaaggaagaaagatgtaTAACAAAAACTTATTCAAAGGCTCCTGAGTAGCTCaattgtgtctgccttcagctcagggtcttgagatggtgCCCCAAGTCGATGGTACGTaactctgctcagaggggagtctgctactccctctctctctgcctctccctctcacaGTTTCTCATAGGACGCTGCCTATGTTAGTTTTAGCGTGGAAATTGGAGGCTGAAAGCATGGGATTTTTTACCAAGGAAGAATGGTTAAAGGGGATGACTTCATTACAGTGTGACTGCACAGAAAAGTTACAGAACAAATTTGACTTTTTGCACTCACAGTTAAATATTTCTTCGTTTAAGAATATCTACAGATATGCCTTTGATTTTGCAAGGGATGAAGATCAGAGAAGCCTTGATATTGATACTGCTAAGTCTATGCTAGCTCTTCTGCTTGGAAGGACATGGCcattgttttcagtattttaccAGTACTTGGAGCAATCAAAGTATCGTGTTATGAACAAAGATCAGTGGTACAATGTATTAGAATTCAGCAGAACTGTCCATGCCGACCTTAGTAACTATGATGAAGATGGTGCTTGGCCTGTTCTTCTCGATGAATTTGTTGAGTGGCAAAAAAATCCGTCAAACATCATAGCAAGAactaaatgtgaagaaaatgcaAACCTTTTTGCACTCACGTGGATACAGGCTAAGGagacaaaaaaatccaaaggGTGCATTTTCATTCATATGAAAGACTTCacatagtactttttttttttcctttttt
This window encodes:
- the LOC112645300 gene encoding DCN1-like protein 5 produces the protein MLVLAWKLEAESMGFFTKEEWLKGMTSLQCDCTEKLQNKFDFLHSQLNISSFKNIYRYAFDFARDEDQRSLDIDTAKSMLALLLGRTWPLFSVFYQYLEQSKYRVMNKDQWYNVLEFSRTVHADLSNYDEDGAWPVLLDEFVEWQKNPSNIIARTKCEENANLFALTWIQAKETKKSKGCIFIHMKDFT